From the genome of Liolophura sinensis isolate JHLJ2023 chromosome 5, CUHK_Ljap_v2, whole genome shotgun sequence:
gactactttgcaaatatgacataccttgccaaagcaacaagaaaaCGCATATCAACAACAACCCCCGTGGTAATTGCAAACTGCCGAAATAGACACTGCACTCCacgaccaaatttcaaaactggaaaacccaGTATATATGAAAGCTCAAGCCTTAGAACACTTCCACAAACACTACAACggtcatctaaaaatatatactgacggatccaaaaatgtgcagggtcacaatggatcatcatttgcaataccaGACCTAAACATAGATAAAAATTATGAACTACCCAAACACCTCTCTGTCTATACCAGTGAATTAGTTGCAATAAACAAAGGCACTACAATGGATTCTTGCCAACAAACCAAACCGAGTAACCATACTAAGGGACTCCCTCAGCGGATtaatttccatccaaaactcCAAATCTGAGAGCAGACGAGACCTCCTACAAGAAATAATGTCGCTAactaacaaaatacagaaacaaaaatccgaactgactgtagcatgggttccagcgcacgttaatattcgaggaaatgaaattgcagatcaGGCAACAAAATCGAGCCTGAAGAAATATCaacaagatatagacgtccCCATGAGCCAAAcggaaatatatacattggtcaatacccaaattaacaaATAGTGGACAGAGGAATGGGATAAAAAATCCAGCAGACggtggcactataaaatattagactgaacgattacaaaattaaatttgttccaattattgaataactaggatgacaaaaacatatcacgcctgagactggggaaaacagggctcaaagcacatctagcaactataatccaaaattgTCCACCAACTTGCCCACCCTGTCAagagcatgatgaaaccatagagcacaatttgctacaatgtattaaacacagtaaagaacgaaCACGATTGGCAGAATGCCTGAAAATCTACAAAGGTCAGCTTGACCTTCGGACTATCCTTAACCCCTAACCACATCTGAGAGCAtaaatattctccttactaaaaagaatacataaaatcgacgggttacgaaagccgaatctAATAAAACACTattgaccaacaacggcgataccttgattctgagggccgtttctgctctGGTCAACAATATGTCACTATTCTATGATTAAAGACAGTGCATTTCCGAAATtaacaaacacatatactaacaacggcgataccttgattttgagggccgtttattccacGGACACATAATTCCTTCCTACAACTTTATCCCCGACTACATCGGCGATATCTTGATCTTGAGGgcaaatgaaacatatatgaaCCCGTTTGCAAAAACAcagcacacgaaaacaatgtaaccacagaAGTTGATGACTGTAGTggttaataatatttctccatttactaatctgcccacttgtttgttgtttttatttattcttattagttgatatttattttctaattatTTACCAATGTGTATGTGATCATACGAGACCCTGTATCAAGTTTTGATTGGGAGCTATACTACTAATTTGCTCCTAAGTATCTGttgatcaaatatcttcttacttaagatatacattatcttaTAAACAAAACCGATTCGcttatcaaaaatacaactatcttgtatatttgttttctctttttgttttcactggaacaaaaaaaacaaggatgaaaatcttaattatcggcagcagttacgttcataggctggagaatagtatccttcgaaattcgatcccaaactctagaatcgactttaGAACAGGATAGGGCATTCGGTTCTTTGGCACTGGGGGAGCTGTTGGGACACTCAGATACtaagattggaaagtctccttcagcagacaaaacctgacctagtcATCCAccacattgggggaaacgatgcggactccAACAAGTCAGCAtcagcaatttgcgctgatattcTAGACTATGCTGGTCcacttaaatcgaaattccaaattccaaggatctacattagccagcttctttaccgtcaggtaactcggcaAATTTCGCTACACACTTAtaacacaaaaatccatgaaattaacatgaagctgacaaacaaccaattggcctCCTTCTGGAGACATaggggactgatccgaccacaaaagcaaattctaaccaacgacggaggGCACCTAAActctctaggccaggaactgttctactgGCCTATGAAACGcgctgtctgcgccgccatgggagcCCACGAATAAAAACAGGAAATAGAAAAGGAAATCAactaaagaagaagacaggaaaaacaataagaagacccatgggactaaagaaaattaacaccaaggaaacgaagaccagaaacatgaaagacatcataacaataggactatctcttgcttcaactaagtggataaggcctgacatccttgctcctcaattatacttgtcgcacctgttacaggcacaggtttccagtacgctggtttttcctggacggcgtccggtataagaggaggaagcaagagaacaaaactgttaaccaataaataaaagcagtACTGTTGTTTTCCCTCTgcgtaaatttctgtataggcaactcaatgtaattctgtaatgtagatctatgtacttctaatgtaaagataacgtaaatctctgtaaatagcttactatttatcccctttctgttaaataaccatggcagcatttgaacctttacaataagctatatacatgctaccacaaaaagGATTAATTCCAGTAactgactcatgtacatatgtaaatagtataccaacgcactgccaTTATCTatcaaaaatattcatgtattaaaaaaaacataaaacactgatttgatgggccacgatatccgccaggaatgTGACCgtaaaaccagtatttaaaccaaaaagtGAGTGAAGCTTATTCCGGCTATCCTACCTGCCTAGACAACATCAGACCACGATCATCCAGGGAGCCCCTTGTACACTACAGACGCTACGCTGCCATCATGGCTtacggaggaggaggaggaggacgTGGAGGGGGAAGAGGAAGAGGAGGGAGAGGAGAAGGAGAGGCTTCGGCAAAGTTTACTTGTCGGACGTGTGCCAGGCGGTTTTCCCGGCGGGGCAATTGGATGAGACATGTTCAGACACAGCATGCCGAGAGGGAGAGGTCTCCGTTTAATTGCTGCGCGTGCGCCAGGACATTTTCCCGGTGGGACGCGTGGCTGCGTCAtgaagaggaggaggaggaggaggaggaggaggagggagGACTAGCGAGGTTGACGTGCCCGACCTGCGGGCTGACGATTTCCCGCCTGAGCCATTTGGTCCGGCACCAGCAGCGACATGAAAAACAGGAGCGTGTGTACATATGCGAAGGGTGTGACAAGACGTTTTACCGGTTATGGCATTGGCCCATCCATCGACGTGCTGAACACGGAAAGGAAAGtcacacacccacccacacatCGTTTGGTAAAAGACGAACGGTTTGTACCACTTGGCTACGTAATACGGTCATGCAGTATAAACACACGCCGTATTTTGTACTATAAATAGTTCAATTTTCGATATTTGAGCTTTactggtgaactgctttcgAACCGGCACAGCGAGTGTAACCtaaccgtatgcttccaagttatcagcgtattttttacctatatgttgcccaACACGTTTCCGTgttcatattctctggatttggtgcctttttttatgtaaaattgaataaaacaataattattagACATCAAAGATGGCGCTACATTTCTAATCTATGCCCACTTGCCATAATGCTTGTTAGGTCATCACCCACCGCTATTCgattctgcacatacatgaaaaggtataactgaaatcattttcagctttccagatagcataggtgttttttttttttttgcagaactcatgtgatgttttttttttgtacaacataacgctAGACCTGAAGGCCGTCGaccaaaactgacatatttatcatacgatcCTGCAATACAAACACATGTCGTATTTCGTACAGTGCattttcagggggaataactctgggtcGCTTGTTTACGGCTAAAGACGGGGAACAGCCTTTGgcgctgtatggctaatctaagcccacctGTTTGAACGGATTGATgcaaaattgaataaaataataattgttGGGACATCACAGACTGCGCTGTAGGGCTAATCTATGCCCACTTGCCATCATGCAATTTCGTacatcagaatcagcaataccatttgtgagagagaatttcatggggaataactctgggccgcttgttgacacggctatagacggGGACCAGTCTTTGGCGCTATATGGTTCATCTAAGCCCACATGTTTAAACGGGATGTGACTCTACTATAATTTTTCActcaacaatcaaagaaataaataaatatactatagGTATATTCTACTCTACTGTACTTATATTCTACGATACTGTACCTATACTATGCAATCCTGAAGCTATACTAGACTATAAATATTCGGCGAACCCCCACGGACGTTGGCTGACACACTGTGCGCGGGGGTTTCACGGCATCACACGCCCCAGACCTTTTACACCCAGTCACCGTGCTATGCGAGCATACTATTCCCCGACTGTAGTTTAACTATAGTATACCTATGCAATAGTATAGTTATACTCTGCGATACTACactatactatagttatactctactatacaATATTATACTTATACTCTACGATACTATACTCTACTACAGTTATCCTCTACTAAACTATACTACACTCTACTCTACTTAGGCTACTATTCGACACGCTTCTGTGTTACAGAGACCCGCTTTTCCCACCATCACCACCGCAAACAAAGCAAGCTCGAGTGCAGCAATACtagatataagcgtcaagtccgacattcttataccattcgtagtccgtaaagggcgtttcaagtcgataatcgcaagatccatttccaaaacaacgtttaacactaactcccaaagacaaaggtatgtaagaaattatacaaataagaaatgaagctggtaacacacaagagagaagtggtcatcagttttcagtgatgccgggcggacaatgaatattccaggcatgaattccatatcaaaattcaaattcgtagtccgtgaatgagttccatgtcaaataacaattaaacaagtatctcagttgcgcgttgattgcaactgttcataaaggcatcatgctgatgtaattagcatagctacctttacggcccctagccccaggttaatttgtattagatacagtttgaaaatgacgagcgttacacaccctaaccgatcagattgtgattcaaaagtaacggacgatt
Proteins encoded in this window:
- the LOC135465430 gene encoding gastrula zinc finger protein XlCGF49.1-like, producing MAYGGGGGGRGGGRGRGGRGEGEASAKFTCRTCARRFSRRGNWMRHVQTQHAERERSPFNCCACARTFSRWDAWLRHEEEEEEEEEEEGGLARLTCPTCGLTISRLSHLVRHQQRHEKQERVYICEGCDKTFYRLWHWPIHRRAEHGKESHTPTHTSFESAIPFVRENFMGNNSGPLVDTAIDGDQSLALYGSSKPTCLNGM